Proteins found in one Cellulomonas palmilytica genomic segment:
- the murA gene encoding UDP-N-acetylglucosamine 1-carboxyvinyltransferase gives MNDLLYVNGGNPLRGEITVRGAKNFVSKAMVAALLGETPSVLRNVPQIRDVAVVRGLLELHGVRVDADDAAGTLHLDPSDVEIAHVADIDAHAGSSRIPILFCGPLLHRLGEAFIPDLGGCRIGDRPINYHLDILRQFGAVVEKRPQGIYLSAPTRLQGTKIALPYPSVGATEQLLLTAVRADGITELSGAAIEPEIMDLINVLQKMGAIISVDTDRVIRIEGVERLEGYQHTSLSDRIEAASWASAALATGGDIYVRGATQPEMTTFLNTFRKVGGEFVVDDEGIRFYHPGGDLRSIQLETDVHPGFMTDWQQPLVVALTQAKGLSIVHETVYENRFGFVDALVGMGATIQVYKECLGGRPCRFGQRNFYHSAVISGPTPLSAADIEVPDLRGGFSHLIAALTAKGTSQVRGISLIDRGYEHFMDKLSALGAEFSRD, from the coding sequence GTGAACGATCTGCTGTACGTCAACGGTGGCAACCCGCTGCGGGGAGAGATCACCGTGCGTGGCGCCAAGAACTTCGTGTCGAAGGCCATGGTGGCCGCGCTCCTGGGTGAGACCCCGAGCGTGCTGCGCAACGTGCCGCAGATCCGCGACGTGGCGGTGGTGCGCGGTCTGCTCGAGCTGCACGGTGTGCGGGTCGATGCCGACGACGCGGCCGGCACGCTGCACCTGGACCCGAGCGACGTGGAGATCGCGCACGTCGCGGACATCGACGCCCACGCCGGCTCGAGCCGGATCCCGATCCTGTTCTGCGGCCCGCTGCTGCACCGGTTGGGCGAGGCGTTCATCCCCGACCTGGGCGGCTGCCGGATCGGCGACCGGCCGATCAACTACCACCTCGACATCCTGCGGCAGTTCGGCGCGGTCGTCGAGAAGCGCCCCCAGGGCATCTACCTCAGCGCACCCACCCGCCTGCAGGGCACCAAGATCGCCCTGCCGTACCCGAGCGTGGGCGCCACCGAGCAGCTGCTCCTCACGGCCGTGCGTGCCGACGGCATCACCGAGCTGTCGGGCGCGGCGATCGAGCCCGAGATCATGGACCTCATCAACGTCCTGCAGAAGATGGGCGCGATCATCTCGGTCGACACCGACCGCGTGATCCGCATCGAGGGCGTCGAGCGGCTCGAGGGCTACCAGCACACCTCGCTGTCCGACCGGATCGAGGCGGCGTCGTGGGCGTCCGCGGCGCTCGCGACCGGCGGTGACATCTACGTGCGCGGCGCGACGCAGCCCGAGATGACCACGTTCCTCAACACGTTCCGCAAGGTGGGCGGCGAGTTCGTCGTCGACGACGAGGGCATCCGCTTCTACCACCCGGGCGGCGACCTGCGTTCGATCCAGCTCGAGACCGACGTGCACCCGGGCTTCATGACGGACTGGCAGCAGCCGCTCGTCGTGGCCCTCACCCAGGCCAAGGGCCTGTCGATCGTGCACGAGACGGTGTACGAGAACCGGTTCGGGTTCGTCGACGCGCTCGTCGGCATGGGCGCGACGATCCAGGTCTACAAGGAGTGCCTGGGCGGGCGGCCGTGCCGGTTCGGCCAGCGCAACTTCTACCACTCGGCGGTCATCAGCGGCCCGACGCCCCTGTCGGCCGCGGACATCGAGGTGCCGGACCTGCGTGGTGGCTTCAGCCACCTCATCGCGGCGCTCACCGCGAAGGGCACGTCGCAGGTGCGGGGCATCAGCCTCATCGACCGCGGCTACGAGCACTTCATGGACAAGCTCTCGGCGCTCGGCGCCGAGTTCAGCCGCGACTGA
- a CDS encoding D-alanine--D-alanine ligase family protein, translated as MNAQPQPADAGAPASPARRPRVMVLFGGRSGEHAISCATAGGVLRALDRDRYDVLAVGITPEGHWVLADDDPDRWSIAEGRLPQVEDAQAHVQLPQSSSDREVHLVQNGDVPLPLGEVDVVFPLLHGPFGEDGTLQGMLELADVRYVGDGVLASAVGMDKHMMKLVFAGQGLPVGPFVVLLPGAYDRDPEAQTERVRALGLPVFVKPARAGSSLGITRVDDLADLPAAIAEAQCHDPKIVVEAAIVGREIECGVLGGHHGERARASLPGEIVVDAGKHAFYDFEAKYLDEAAVRLACPADLPEDVTQRVREIAVQAFEALGCEGLARVDVFVTPDDEVIVNEINTMPGFTPFSMYPRMWEATGLTYPELVDELVRLALERPTGLR; from the coding sequence ATGAACGCCCAGCCGCAGCCCGCCGACGCGGGCGCCCCCGCTTCCCCTGCCCGTCGTCCCCGCGTCATGGTCCTGTTCGGTGGCCGTTCCGGGGAGCACGCGATCAGCTGCGCGACCGCCGGCGGCGTGCTGCGCGCGCTCGACCGCGACCGGTACGACGTCCTCGCGGTCGGGATCACGCCGGAGGGGCACTGGGTGCTCGCGGACGACGACCCGGACCGCTGGTCGATCGCCGAGGGCAGGCTGCCGCAGGTCGAGGACGCGCAGGCGCACGTGCAGCTGCCGCAGTCCTCGTCGGACCGTGAGGTGCACCTCGTCCAGAACGGCGACGTCCCGCTCCCGCTGGGCGAGGTCGACGTCGTGTTCCCGCTGCTGCACGGCCCCTTCGGCGAGGACGGCACGCTGCAGGGCATGCTCGAGCTCGCCGACGTGCGGTACGTCGGCGACGGCGTGCTGGCGTCCGCGGTCGGCATGGACAAGCACATGATGAAGCTCGTGTTCGCGGGCCAGGGGCTGCCCGTCGGACCGTTCGTCGTGCTGCTGCCCGGTGCGTACGACCGTGACCCGGAGGCGCAGACCGAGCGGGTCCGTGCGCTCGGCCTGCCGGTGTTCGTGAAGCCCGCGCGCGCCGGCTCGAGCCTGGGCATCACGCGCGTCGACGACCTCGCGGACCTTCCCGCCGCGATCGCCGAGGCCCAGTGCCACGACCCGAAGATCGTCGTCGAGGCCGCGATCGTGGGCCGCGAGATCGAGTGCGGCGTCCTCGGCGGGCACCACGGCGAGCGGGCGCGCGCGTCGCTGCCCGGCGAGATCGTGGTCGACGCGGGCAAGCACGCGTTCTACGACTTCGAGGCCAAGTACCTCGACGAAGCCGCGGTGCGGCTCGCGTGCCCCGCCGACCTGCCCGAGGACGTCACGCAGCGCGTGCGGGAGATCGCCGTGCAGGCGTTCGAGGCGCTCGGCTGCGAGGGCCTCGCGCGCGTCGACGTGTTCGTCACGCCCGACGACGAGGTGATCGTCAACGAGATCAACACCATGCCCGGGTTCACGCCGTTCTCGATGTACCCGCGCATGTGGGAGGCCACGGGGCTGACCTACCCCGAGCTGGTCGACGAGCTCGTGCGCCTCGCGCTCGAGCGGCCCACCGGCCTGCGCTGA
- a CDS encoding trans-sulfuration enzyme family protein, with product MTSPHAHQAPSTLVVTAGRPDRGQGAPLNPPLVLSSTFVSQGVPGDEPMYGRADTPAWHAFEEALAALEACPSPALVLGSGMGAIAAALSLVPPGGRLVLPRHSYQVTLGYAADLARRSGVQVEVVDVADTDEVLSAVRGGDGTRPADLLWVESPTNPMLEVADLPALVVGAHEAGALVAVDNTFATPLVQRPFEHGADVVVHSVTKYLAGHSDVVLGAVLAADAAVRARLHEYRTVHGAIAGPFEVWLALRGLRTLALRVERAQANALELARRLAAHPRVLAVRHPGLPDDPGHARAAKLMDGYGSIIGMRPVGGPDAADALVDALRLWVPATSLGGVESTLERRRRFTTESVTVPEDLLRLSVGIEDVEDLWRDLEDALDRTA from the coding sequence GTGACCTCGCCGCACGCGCACCAGGCGCCCTCGACGCTCGTCGTGACCGCCGGACGCCCCGACCGCGGGCAGGGTGCCCCGCTGAACCCGCCGCTGGTGCTGTCCTCGACGTTCGTCTCGCAGGGCGTGCCGGGCGACGAGCCGATGTACGGGCGCGCGGACACCCCCGCGTGGCACGCGTTCGAGGAGGCCCTCGCGGCGCTCGAGGCGTGCCCGTCGCCCGCGCTCGTGCTCGGCTCGGGCATGGGCGCGATCGCCGCCGCGCTCTCCCTCGTACCCCCGGGCGGCCGGCTCGTCCTCCCCCGGCACAGCTACCAGGTCACGCTCGGCTACGCGGCCGACCTCGCGCGGCGCAGCGGCGTGCAGGTCGAGGTCGTGGACGTCGCGGACACCGACGAGGTGCTGTCCGCGGTCCGCGGCGGCGACGGCACCCGGCCCGCGGACCTGCTCTGGGTCGAGTCCCCGACCAACCCGATGCTCGAGGTCGCGGACCTGCCCGCGCTCGTCGTCGGCGCGCACGAGGCCGGCGCGCTCGTCGCGGTCGACAACACGTTCGCCACGCCGCTCGTGCAGCGGCCGTTCGAGCACGGCGCGGACGTCGTCGTGCACTCCGTCACCAAGTACCTCGCGGGGCACAGCGACGTCGTCCTGGGCGCGGTGCTCGCGGCCGACGCGGCGGTGCGCGCCCGCCTGCACGAGTACCGCACCGTGCACGGTGCGATCGCCGGCCCGTTCGAGGTGTGGCTCGCACTGCGCGGCCTGCGCACCCTCGCGCTGCGGGTCGAACGCGCCCAGGCCAACGCGCTCGAGCTCGCGCGCCGGCTCGCGGCCCACCCGCGCGTGCTCGCCGTGCGGCACCCCGGCCTGCCCGACGACCCCGGCCACGCGCGCGCGGCGAAGCTCATGGACGGCTACGGCTCGATCATCGGCATGCGCCCCGTGGGCGGGCCCGACGCGGCCGACGCGCTCGTCGACGCGCTGCGGCTGTGGGTGCCCGCGACGAGCCTCGGCGGGGTCGAGTCGACGCTCGAGCGCCGCCGCCGGTTCACCACCGAGTCCGTCACCGTGCCCGAGGACCTCCTGCGCCTGAGCGTGGGCATCGAGGACGTCGAGGACCTGTGGCGCGACCTCGAGGACGCCCTCGACCGGACGGCCTGA
- a CDS encoding thiamine-phosphate kinase — protein MRVADLTEEQLLARIVPELPRGAATLLGPGDDAAVVAAADGRFVVTTDVLVEDRHFRRAWSSGHDVGRRAAVQNLADVAAMGAVPTSLVVTLAVPGDLEVDWVVGLARGLAAVCAPLGAGVVGGDLSGGPLVVVGVTAHGDLQGRAPVLRSGARAGDVVAHAGVLGWSAAGLALLSAGVPAADDERARLVGAYLRPRAPLAAGPDAADAAATAMMDVSDGLLKDGGRLARAGGVRLDLDRDALAPDAAALAAVAHDVAADPWAWVLGGGEDHGLLATFPAGTVLPAPFRAIGRVLPAGDDEPAVTLDGADPGVATGWDHFAGRAG, from the coding sequence GTGCGAGTCGCGGACCTGACCGAGGAGCAGCTGCTGGCCCGGATCGTCCCGGAGCTGCCGAGGGGTGCGGCGACGCTCCTCGGCCCGGGTGACGACGCGGCGGTGGTCGCGGCCGCGGACGGGCGGTTCGTCGTCACGACGGACGTGCTCGTCGAGGATCGGCACTTCCGCCGCGCGTGGTCGTCCGGCCACGACGTGGGGCGCCGCGCGGCTGTGCAGAACCTCGCCGACGTGGCCGCGATGGGCGCGGTGCCGACGAGTCTCGTCGTGACGCTCGCCGTGCCCGGGGACCTCGAGGTGGACTGGGTCGTCGGTCTCGCGCGCGGTCTGGCGGCCGTCTGCGCGCCTCTCGGCGCGGGCGTGGTGGGCGGCGACCTGTCGGGCGGGCCGCTCGTGGTCGTCGGGGTCACGGCGCACGGCGACCTGCAGGGACGCGCGCCCGTGCTGCGGTCCGGCGCTCGGGCCGGCGACGTCGTCGCGCACGCCGGGGTCCTGGGGTGGTCGGCCGCCGGTCTGGCGCTGCTCTCCGCGGGCGTCCCGGCGGCCGACGACGAGCGTGCGCGCCTCGTCGGCGCCTACCTGCGGCCGCGCGCACCGCTCGCCGCGGGGCCGGACGCGGCGGACGCGGCGGCGACGGCGATGATGGACGTGTCGGACGGGCTGCTCAAGGACGGCGGGCGGCTCGCGCGGGCCGGCGGAGTACGGCTCGACCTGGACCGTGACGCGCTCGCCCCGGACGCCGCCGCGCTCGCCGCGGTGGCGCACGACGTGGCCGCCGACCCGTGGGCGTGGGTGCTGGGCGGGGGAGAGGACCACGGGTTGCTCGCGACGTTCCCCGCGGGGACCGTGCTGCCTGCGCCGTTCCGCGCGATCGGGCGGGTGCTTCCCGCCGGGGACGACGAGCCCGCGGTCACGCTCGACGGGGCGGACCCCGGCGTCGCGACGGGCTGGGACCACTTCGCGGGCCGCGCGGGCTGA
- a CDS encoding NAD(P)H-dependent glycerol-3-phosphate dehydrogenase, translated as MTAPDQLSGQTSDQNGETLRTAVLGTGSWGTTFAAVLADAGCDVTVWGRSAAVVRQIADQHRNEAYLPGIDLPASVTATTDARAAVAHARIVAVAVPSQVARDTLAPLRGALRDDAVVVSLMKGVELGTDKRMSEVVAETLDLPDERVAVVSGPNLAREIARHQPTATVVASTSPDTAALVARAVASSYFRPYTNPDVVGVELCGAVKNVIALAVGISQGRGLGYNTMATVITRGLVEITRLGLALGATPETFPGLAGMGDLMATCASPDSRNHTLGGHIGRGMGLDEAIAATGGTAEAVKTCRPVLELARRLGIEMPITEAVVKVLYEGLPVDQLAPMLLSRPRRAEVVGR; from the coding sequence GTGACGGCGCCCGACCAGTTGTCCGGACAGACGTCCGACCAGAACGGCGAGACGTTGCGCACGGCCGTCCTCGGCACCGGGAGCTGGGGCACGACGTTCGCGGCCGTGCTGGCCGACGCGGGCTGCGACGTGACCGTGTGGGGGCGCTCGGCGGCCGTCGTGCGGCAGATCGCGGACCAGCACCGCAACGAGGCGTACCTGCCGGGCATCGACCTGCCCGCGTCCGTGACCGCGACGACGGACGCGCGTGCCGCGGTGGCGCACGCGCGCATCGTCGCCGTCGCCGTGCCGTCGCAGGTCGCCCGCGACACGCTCGCGCCGTTGCGCGGCGCGCTGCGCGACGACGCGGTCGTCGTCTCGCTCATGAAGGGCGTCGAGCTCGGCACCGACAAGCGCATGAGCGAGGTCGTCGCGGAGACGCTCGACCTGCCCGACGAGCGCGTCGCCGTCGTCTCGGGCCCGAACCTCGCGCGTGAGATCGCGCGCCACCAGCCGACCGCGACGGTCGTCGCGTCGACCTCGCCCGACACCGCCGCGCTCGTCGCGCGCGCAGTGGCCTCGTCGTACTTCCGCCCGTACACGAACCCCGACGTCGTCGGCGTCGAGCTGTGCGGCGCGGTGAAGAACGTCATCGCGCTCGCGGTGGGCATCTCGCAGGGCCGCGGCCTGGGCTACAACACGATGGCGACCGTCATCACGCGCGGTCTCGTCGAGATCACGCGGCTCGGCCTGGCGCTCGGTGCGACCCCGGAGACGTTCCCCGGGCTCGCCGGCATGGGCGACCTCATGGCGACGTGCGCGTCGCCGGACTCTCGCAACCACACCCTGGGTGGGCACATCGGCCGCGGCATGGGTCTCGACGAGGCGATCGCCGCCACGGGCGGGACGGCCGAGGCCGTCAAGACCTGCCGGCCCGTGCTCGAGCTCGCACGACGCCTCGGCATCGAGATGCCCATCACCGAGGCGGTCGTGAAGGTCCTCTACGAGGGCCTGCCGGTCGACCAGCTCGCGCCCATGCTGCTGTCGCGCCCGCGCCGCGCGGAGGTCGTCGGCCGCTGA
- a CDS encoding FtsX-like permease family protein: MSRDGTPRAWGARAGLLLDIAWTGLRRAPTIALVPFLAALGGTLVVLGAAATIDVALDRAEVTAARMPIVGDEDGLRVQVSEGRFAGRSIHVVDVWASDPTSHAAPGVTRMPRAGELVVSPAFGELRRREGSTLANRYPGDVVATVGPSGLLGPHELVVWVGRDDSELSPDLRVSGFGTDAADVLRVPSDLRVAVPVLVVVFLLPVVILFATAAAIGAERRERRLAALRLLGLSRTSARGVVVLESVIPVLPGVLAAALVLRPAARWAAPSLPFDGGVWPGMVDVSLPALLAATATVLGVATVVVVGALRRLDVGPLAVLRRASRAGVSRARGWPLAVGLALLAGSVVAMGAQGDVEVAAWLFIAALAGVLVGVPVATPLVVRWCASVTGRLTGSWVAELASARVARRPERYARVVAGSAVVVLVSGLLLSLLPLLAGAESADLRAARASTVDDLVLADVQDRDGEVDGHEVAAVVRVDVIQVAVGPDVRAVAVVDCAALGELLVVDPPCVPGGAALVWDAALPPGSQVVRERVEPDGTITYDELGAVGRLPVQPTSETFEQVRELLPANGGVIDRSALDPITVADAAVHATALVLPGAHGTEAARTAVAPVRPDSALTLEERIQDAERTSITYRRITIAVVAAAGAMAAMLLCAALLAEIAAQRRERALLRVVGVREAELARSTVAQAALAAVPGVAVSWLLAVALCAVFLALDGSGPARIPWGGMGAIAAGALLLPLVASTAVLPAMRTTHHRDLSRD, from the coding sequence GTGAGCCGTGACGGGACGCCACGGGCGTGGGGAGCACGAGCGGGTCTCCTTCTCGACATCGCCTGGACGGGACTGCGCCGGGCGCCGACGATCGCGCTCGTGCCGTTCCTCGCCGCGCTCGGCGGCACGCTCGTGGTGCTCGGTGCGGCCGCGACGATCGATGTCGCGCTCGACCGGGCCGAGGTGACCGCGGCCCGGATGCCGATCGTGGGGGATGAGGACGGCCTGAGGGTCCAGGTGTCCGAAGGTCGGTTCGCCGGCCGGTCCATACACGTCGTGGACGTCTGGGCGTCCGACCCGACGAGCCACGCGGCTCCAGGCGTCACCCGGATGCCACGTGCGGGTGAGCTCGTGGTGTCGCCGGCGTTCGGCGAGCTCAGGCGGCGTGAGGGGAGCACCCTGGCGAACAGGTACCCGGGCGACGTCGTCGCGACCGTGGGTCCGTCGGGCTTGCTCGGGCCGCACGAGCTCGTCGTCTGGGTCGGGCGCGACGACTCGGAGCTCTCACCTGACCTGCGGGTGTCGGGCTTCGGGACCGATGCGGCCGATGTCCTGCGCGTGCCGTCGGACCTGCGCGTGGCCGTCCCGGTGCTGGTCGTCGTCTTCCTGCTGCCCGTCGTGATCCTGTTCGCGACTGCCGCCGCGATCGGGGCCGAGCGGCGCGAGCGTCGGCTCGCGGCGTTGCGACTGCTCGGTCTGTCGAGGACGTCGGCCCGAGGAGTCGTCGTGCTGGAGTCGGTGATCCCGGTGCTGCCCGGCGTGCTGGCTGCCGCTCTGGTCCTGCGACCGGCGGCGCGATGGGCGGCCCCGTCGCTGCCGTTCGACGGTGGTGTGTGGCCCGGGATGGTCGACGTCTCGCTGCCCGCGCTGCTCGCTGCGACCGCGACCGTCCTCGGGGTTGCCACGGTCGTGGTGGTCGGCGCTCTCCGTCGGCTCGACGTCGGTCCCCTCGCCGTCCTGCGGCGAGCAAGCAGGGCCGGGGTCTCGCGTGCGCGGGGGTGGCCGTTGGCGGTGGGCCTCGCACTGCTGGCGGGCTCGGTGGTTGCGATGGGGGCTCAGGGCGACGTCGAGGTGGCCGCATGGCTCTTCATCGCCGCGCTCGCAGGAGTCCTTGTCGGTGTCCCGGTCGCGACGCCGCTCGTCGTCCGCTGGTGCGCGTCGGTCACGGGACGGCTCACGGGATCGTGGGTCGCGGAGCTCGCGTCGGCCAGGGTCGCTCGCCGGCCCGAGCGGTACGCGCGCGTGGTCGCCGGCTCAGCCGTCGTCGTGCTGGTCAGCGGGCTGCTCCTGTCGCTCCTGCCGCTCCTCGCGGGGGCGGAGAGCGCCGACCTGCGGGCTGCTCGAGCGTCGACTGTCGACGACCTCGTCCTCGCCGACGTGCAGGACCGCGACGGCGAGGTCGACGGCCACGAGGTCGCCGCCGTCGTCCGGGTCGACGTCATCCAGGTGGCGGTGGGCCCGGACGTCCGGGCGGTCGCGGTGGTGGACTGCGCGGCGCTCGGCGAGCTGCTCGTCGTCGATCCGCCCTGCGTGCCCGGTGGCGCCGCGCTCGTCTGGGACGCAGCCCTGCCGCCCGGCTCGCAGGTCGTCCGCGAGCGGGTCGAGCCCGACGGCACGATCACGTACGACGAGCTCGGCGCGGTCGGGCGCCTGCCGGTCCAGCCGACGTCCGAGACCTTCGAGCAGGTCCGCGAGCTGCTGCCGGCGAACGGTGGGGTGATCGACCGCTCGGCGCTCGACCCGATCACGGTGGCTGACGCCGCCGTGCACGCGACAGCCCTTGTCCTTCCCGGTGCGCACGGAACGGAGGCCGCACGGACCGCGGTCGCACCCGTTCGGCCCGACTCCGCGTTGACGCTCGAGGAGCGCATCCAGGACGCAGAGCGCACGAGCATCACCTACCGGCGGATCACGATCGCCGTCGTGGCCGCGGCGGGCGCCATGGCGGCCATGCTGCTGTGCGCGGCCCTGCTGGCGGAGATCGCCGCACAGCGTCGGGAGCGCGCGCTGCTCCGTGTCGTCGGCGTGCGCGAGGCCGAGCTCGCGAGGTCCACCGTGGCGCAGGCAGCGCTCGCGGCCGTGCCGGGCGTCGCGGTCTCGTGGCTGCTGGCGGTCGCGCTGTGTGCGGTCTTCCTCGCGCTCGACGGCAGCGGCCCCGCGCGGATCCCGTGGGGCGGCATGGGGGCGATCGCCGCGGGTGCGCTGCTGCTCCCGCTCGTCGCGTCGACGGCCGTGCTCCCGGCCATGCGCACCACGCACCACCGCGATCTTTCTCGCGACTGA
- a CDS encoding ABC transporter ATP-binding protein has product MAPTVLAAQGVGVSYGAQWALRDASLDVAEGEFVAVVGQSGSGKSTFLHALAGLVVPDKGSVTLGGVDVVAASDAERTRLRRERLGFVMQHGQLVPELTLGQNAAMPLRLLGATRRQALANVMPLLESLGVAHLASRLPGEVSGGEQQRVAVARALCARPAVVFADEPTGALDSANGAVVAAALRSSAREAGAAVVLVTHDSGLAAMADRVVTMADGRTREP; this is encoded by the coding sequence GTGGCACCGACGGTGCTTGCCGCGCAGGGCGTGGGCGTGAGCTACGGCGCGCAGTGGGCGCTGCGAGATGCGTCGCTGGACGTGGCCGAGGGCGAGTTCGTGGCCGTCGTCGGGCAGAGCGGGTCCGGCAAGTCGACGTTCTTGCACGCGCTTGCCGGGCTGGTCGTGCCCGACAAGGGAAGCGTGACGCTCGGGGGCGTCGACGTCGTCGCCGCGTCCGACGCGGAGCGCACCCGACTGCGGCGCGAGCGCCTGGGCTTCGTGATGCAGCACGGCCAGCTCGTCCCCGAGCTCACGCTCGGTCAGAACGCGGCGATGCCGCTACGCCTGCTCGGCGCCACGCGTCGCCAGGCGCTCGCGAACGTCATGCCGTTGCTCGAGTCGCTGGGGGTGGCCCACCTCGCGTCGCGGTTACCGGGCGAGGTGTCGGGTGGGGAGCAGCAGCGCGTCGCGGTCGCACGCGCGCTGTGCGCACGTCCCGCAGTGGTATTTGCCGACGAGCCCACGGGTGCGCTCGACTCGGCGAACGGTGCTGTGGTCGCCGCCGCGCTGCGGAGCAGCGCACGGGAGGCCGGAGCGGCGGTCGTGCTCGTGACGCATGACTCGGGGCTCGCCGCGATGGCCGACCGCGTGGTGACGATGGCGGACGGGCGCACACGTGAGCCGTGA
- a CDS encoding DUF3515 family protein yields the protein MPRAARRALTVALVPATLAGCASAVATTAGPYATDPVCAQVVLATPDELSDLERRDTDAQATTAWGDGSGAVVLRCGVEPLGPTTDRCETVESPDGTSVDWVVVASDPDDEAGTDWTFTTYGRVPAVQLLVPAAIARTHPTSFLDALGPAVQHTARERGCL from the coding sequence GTGCCCCGCGCTGCTCGTCGTGCCCTGACCGTCGCCCTCGTCCCGGCCACCCTGGCGGGCTGCGCGTCGGCCGTCGCCACCACGGCCGGGCCGTACGCGACCGACCCGGTGTGCGCGCAGGTCGTCCTCGCGACCCCCGACGAGCTGAGCGACCTCGAGCGCCGCGACACCGACGCGCAGGCGACGACCGCGTGGGGCGACGGCTCGGGCGCGGTCGTGCTGCGCTGCGGCGTCGAGCCGCTCGGACCGACCACGGACCGCTGCGAGACCGTCGAGTCGCCCGACGGCACGTCGGTCGACTGGGTCGTCGTCGCCTCCGACCCGGACGACGAGGCAGGCACCGACTGGACGTTCACCACCTACGGCCGCGTCCCCGCGGTGCAGCTGCTCGTGCCCGCCGCGATCGCACGCACGCACCCCACGTCGTTCCTCGACGCGCTCGGCCCGGCCGTCCAGCACACCGCGCGCGAGCGCGGGTGCCTGTGA
- the rpmB gene encoding 50S ribosomal protein L28: MAATCDVCAKGPSFGHSISHSHVRTKRRWNPNIQRVRAVVAGTPKRLNVCTSCLKAGKVQRAV; the protein is encoded by the coding sequence GTGGCCGCCACCTGCGACGTCTGCGCCAAGGGCCCGAGCTTCGGGCACAGCATCTCGCACTCGCACGTCCGCACGAAGCGTCGTTGGAACCCCAACATCCAGCGCGTCCGCGCGGTCGTCGCCGGGACGCCGAAGCGCCTCAACGTGTGCACCTCGTGCCTCAAGGCCGGCAAGGTCCAGCGCGCCGTCTGA
- a CDS encoding lysophospholipid acyltransferase family protein, whose protein sequence is MRPPARSNRAYRNVARIVRPLLKATTKADWHGVENFPTDRGFIVASNHMTNVDPLTFAHFLWDNGVVPRVLAKASLFKVPVVAPVLRATGQIPVYRNTAAAGESLAAAEKAIADGEVVAVFPEGTLTRDPDLWPMVGKTGVARLALSTRAPVIPVAQWGPQNLLGRYKKLLKPIPRKKVTVVAGPPVVLDDLYDRPQDTATLREATERVMDAITRLLEEVRGEKAPAVRYDMRKPDSHRVGGDHATRPEHP, encoded by the coding sequence GTGCGTCCGCCTGCTCGTTCCAACCGTGCCTACCGCAACGTCGCCAGGATCGTCCGTCCGTTGCTCAAGGCGACGACCAAGGCGGACTGGCACGGGGTGGAGAACTTCCCGACGGATCGCGGGTTCATCGTCGCGTCGAACCACATGACGAACGTCGACCCGCTGACGTTCGCGCACTTCCTGTGGGACAACGGCGTCGTGCCGCGTGTGCTCGCCAAGGCGTCGCTGTTCAAGGTTCCGGTCGTCGCGCCCGTGCTGCGCGCGACCGGTCAGATCCCCGTGTACCGCAACACCGCGGCGGCGGGGGAGTCGCTGGCTGCCGCCGAGAAGGCGATCGCCGACGGCGAGGTCGTGGCGGTGTTCCCCGAGGGCACGCTCACGCGCGACCCGGACCTGTGGCCCATGGTCGGCAAGACGGGCGTCGCGCGGCTCGCGCTGAGCACGCGCGCGCCCGTCATCCCCGTCGCGCAGTGGGGACCGCAGAACCTGCTCGGGCGCTACAAGAAGCTGCTCAAGCCGATCCCGCGCAAGAAGGTCACGGTCGTCGCCGGCCCGCCCGTGGTGCTCGACGACCTGTACGACCGTCCGCAGGACACCGCGACGCTGCGCGAGGCGACCGAGCGCGTCATGGACGCCATCACGCGGCTGCTCGAGGAGGTCCGCGGCGAGAAGGCCCCCGCGGTGCGCTACGACATGCGCAAGCCGGACTCGCACCGCGTGGGCGGCGACCACGCGACCCGGCCGGAGCACCCGTGA
- a CDS encoding GNAT family N-acetyltransferase yields MAEQIEELTIRAAGPADAAAIAGVHVRSWQEAYIGIVSASYLESLDPQAAAEKWTHHLEHGPADGVRTWLAQDGGRLLGFASMGPSRDEDAGRGDLEIYSIYLDPGTWGHGVARELMKTLIAEAGDHTAISLWVLAANERARHFYRRHGFQPDGVERYEEVGGEELLEVRYRRG; encoded by the coding sequence ATGGCCGAGCAGATCGAGGAGCTGACCATCCGGGCGGCAGGCCCCGCCGACGCCGCCGCCATCGCGGGCGTGCACGTGCGCTCCTGGCAGGAGGCGTACATCGGGATCGTCTCGGCCAGCTATCTCGAGTCGCTCGACCCGCAGGCCGCGGCCGAGAAGTGGACGCACCACCTCGAGCACGGACCGGCCGACGGCGTGCGGACCTGGCTCGCGCAGGACGGCGGACGCCTGCTCGGCTTCGCGTCGATGGGCCCCAGCCGCGACGAGGACGCCGGCCGCGGCGACCTCGAGATCTACTCGATCTACCTCGACCCGGGCACGTGGGGCCACGGCGTCGCGCGCGAGCTCATGAAGACGCTCATCGCCGAGGCCGGCGACCACACGGCCATCTCGCTGTGGGTGCTCGCGGCGAACGAGCGCGCGCGTCACTTCTACCGTCGGCACGGCTTCCAGCCGGACGGCGTCGAGCGGTACGAGGAGGTCGGCGGGGAGGAGCTGCTCGAGGTCCGCTACCGCCGCGGCTGA